aaatggatAATGTTAATTTCGTAATaaaacacaagaaaacaaacaagtGGTGAATTGAACAGAAAGAATCAATGAGTTTGCTTTGAAGGGAGTTTAAAGAGGCAAGGAGTTTAAAATGAAGAAGTAATTTGACTTGAAGTAGAACTTTTCAAATGAGTGTTGAACTGAAGAGCTGGAATTCGACTAtaacaaaaaagaataaatgaatTTGTTTTAAGGAAAGAGTCTAAAGAAGCAAGGATCTTGAATTAAAGAAGGAGTCAAGTGATTGGGGAGTTCAAAGAGAATAATAAATCTATGAAGAATTGTGCTCAAATAGAGGTGAAGTTATCTGTATTACTCGTGCACTTTTAGAGCTAAAGGGCAATTGGAAAATTGACTTCACAAGTTCTATGAGTAGGGTGAATGAACACATTGAAGAATCAGGTCCTATCACAATGTTTATATATTAGGAGGATTTCATCGAGTAGTACTATTGATGTATCTTTACTTTAATGTGTTATAAACTAAATTAGGAATGTTTCCTTCAAGTTGAGATAACTCGTATATTTGGGTACACATACCTTGGAAGGTTTGTGTTGATGTTAGGGAATTATTGTTCGTAATTCTATAGGTTGCATAGGCTTGTAATCTGTTTTGTCTTGAGCCTTAGTGATATAGTGAAGCTGACGTTAAATCTTGTAGAGGTAAAGGTCGTGATGTATCACACCTTTTTAAGCCAGGTGTTtttcacgtaaaaaattatgttttacttacTGTTCTTACTACTTTGTTGGAACACACTAGGCAAATTTTTTACACTTGGGAGAAAAGTTAAAGTAAGTAAATTGCTAAGTCATGCAGACTATTATAACGTCACTTTCACAAACACTCTATCACTTTTCACATCAAAACATTACCATATAAGAGAAATAGATGATTTGCATATGTCTAATAGTTGTTAGAGAACATGTATATACTCAATTACGTAATGTAGATAGCTAGGACCCATGGGGGAACGACATTACTATACTAGGAAATGCCCTTTATGATCAACATACTATATCGATAATCCTTTACAAATCAATATCCTAGTTGAACCTTTACCAAAATTTAACCTTTTATTTCCTCTATATCAATctgatacatgaaatataaatgccAATTAAAAACAACAATCCATATATTGGATTCAAACCCTCGGTATAGATAATCAAAAGAACCTCAGAACAATCAACAAGGCAAGAACGACaatgataaaataatcaaataatcatttcatatgatatatttaaatatcaACCGTTTCCTATATATTAGTGACAACACAATCATTTTTACCAATGCTACAACTACAAATCAAGTTCACCTAGTCATATAACACAATCAATACTAGCATACATGCTCGTCATCTCATTTATATAGGACATCCATCATCCATTGCccatttacatagtcaattaATACACTAACACTCTGAAAGAATCAAAGAAAGTTTCAATTTGCCTTAAACGCCTGAAAAGTCAATTCATGGCCTTGCCCTTTCATAGAGCATATGAACAGTCTCAATCTAGTCTGATACATTATTTAGATGGTAAAACCTATTTGTAGACACTAATATTGCTATACTTTTATCACCGGCCAAATAAGTTAACCCCGAGCTCCAAAGGGAAAACTGATTTTAATTACAATTTAGATTACCCATACTGCAGGAactcatttctcaaaaatagatttcttaattttggctattaatttttagtttcatGTTCTTACTCAATTCTGAAGGATGGAATAATCAACAAATAAAAGACTTGATAAAAAGATTGGTTTACCCATAGTATAATGTACCTCAAATgagaattttcattttaaaaatggAGTCTTTATTACATCCAAATCAAAGTATTACAATTTCTAGATGTGGAGTGAAATTCCTCAATTTCCTCTGATAAAAATCACTGAACTTTTACCTCAAGCAAACATGGTTTGATATCTAATACAATGTTCAGgcataaaaaaaatctttttttgttattttttgtcatTAAAGTAGAAAAATCCGGTATCCAAAAAGTCTGCCCCAACACCTTTTTGCAACCAACAATTTAGTTTTCACTAAAACGGCCGTAATATCCTTATACGACCTCTGAAATGCAACGATTTATTTTTACTATGAGTCCTAAATAATAATATGGATCTCTTCATTTAATTGAAACTCAATTTCATGTTTGGATTCCCAAGGAGATGAAGTCTCAGAATAAATTTTCGATCTCTATAATTAAAAATGGATCTGTCGATCGTCACGTTTTAATGATAAACAAAAGACAAAGCACCCGAAATGTTCACAATTCATCCGAAACTCGttgaaattaaatcaaaatttgcGGACAAGTCCAAACTCATCATATAAGCATGTCAACACTTTCAGATCATATATATCTGAGCTAGTCAAGTCAACTctaactttaaatttaattgCAATGCAACTTGTTCGTCCGAAAGATCCAGAACCTCCAAGACACAGTAACTGAACAAAAATTGATTTAGGTTACAAACAAGAACTTCAAGTCTGCCTCTGTTAATTTCTCCAATGCCTCTGAAGCACCACCGACCGTCctacaaaaatcaatatttggAAATCAGCACACCAGAGAGAGAAGGGGGGAACGTCAAAGTAGAAGAGGAAAATTCAAAGAACACACATGCAACTAGCACAATGAACTTGGAGGAAATTACCCTTCAAAAAGtagttttttcttctcttgCAACTCTAAGATCCTCTCCTCGATTGTATTCTCAATCACAAATCTCACAATCCtagaaatgataaaaataagaataatgtATCTTTATTGGTATAGTTAGTCGAAGAAATACACGCACACACCTTGTTGGTTTAAACTGCCCTATTCGATGGATTCTATCTTCAGCTTGCCTCTCCACAGCAGCATTCCACCAAGGATCCATCAAAAAAACCTATCAAAGTGCAAAAGGAGAATGAAACGTCAAGGAATGTAGTCTGGGTCATTCAACGATATATTATTAGTTCAAAATGTATTTGTTCTTTAGGTTCACCGAGATGAAGTGAAAACAtcccaaacaaaaaaatagttttaaccTGAAAAGCTGAAGGAATCCAACATAGATTCAAGAAATGAAGAATATTTATTGACAAATAGAGGAAAGGATATCCTTACGTGTGATGCCACTGTAAGATTCAGGGAAAGACCTCCGGCTTTCAAGCTCATAAGAAATATAATGCAATCTGGATCATTGGTAAATCTTGTAATTGCAGAATCTCTTGCAGTGATAGTCATGGATCCATCTAATTGAACACAATTAATCCCCGACTGCCAAATGCACACAAGAAATGTTTTTTGTTATGACTACTGGTTGAAACAATAGGGGTAGATGTGAAGGGGATAACGAATACATGTCTTACCTTCTGTAGAGAATAGTGTATCAGATCCAAAAATGATGTGAATTGGCTGAAGACTATTGCCTTTGCGGAACCTTCTCTTTCAATCATGAACCTTATTTCTTCTCTCTTGATCCAATGAAACAAGCAATGAGAATGCTTATAAGTTTCCACTCAATTAAGTGGGCGTGGTATTTGATGGAACATTTTCAAATGGTAAGCAAAACTttaaaccaaaccaaactaTAAAGCTAAGGTAAAATAAGATATAGTTATTGATTGAAAAGTAATTGTTTACCAACGCTtctatttttgtgcttgtctgAAAATTATCAAGGCAAATTCTGGTCAATATACTCGAGGACCTAAATCCTTTGATTGTTGCTTTAGTTTTCTGATCATTTGCTGTGAAATCCACTGTAATTGATTTAAAACATGAAGGGCATGAAAGTTGTTCCACAATTGCAGAAAAGTTTATTAGACATGACTTGCAAAAGACATGTGTGCAAGAATTAACCTGCAATAGTCAAAAGAGGTGCACATTTTATAGGAGagtcattttaattttcaaatgacAACATAATAGTAATGAATTCATAGAATTTTATAGGAGAGTCAGTTTAAGTTTCAAATGACAACATAATAGTAATGAATTCATAGAATATTTCTTAGGTTGTCAATAGATGAGGTACGAGAATTGAAATCATCAACTCTACGAGTTTAATTAAAGTTGTTATAGTGTTAAAAGGCATTTCAAAAAGTATTTctagtaaaaagaaaaagagaggtCTTTCTTATGGTGCTGGAAAAGAATTTTAGAAAGACATCTTAGATGTAAATGTTGAAAACTATGTGCACATTAAGATGAAATATCCATCacataatatatgaaatataaatgtaGTGTGAGTAGGAAATCCatcaaattcaattttagtGATGTATCAAGTTTCGTGAGtgaacttatttatttattttatactttctatttcttttcttaGGGAAGTGGGAGAGTATGCAACTCACGATTGGATCTTCTACTGGATAATGACATAAACCACATGTTTGTTCAGCATAGCCAACATTAGTTGTTCTTCCACTTCTAGCCAAAGCAGAACTTGAGCATTCCACAAGGTAAGGATGATCGACGGCCTGTAGTCAAATAAAAGATAAGACGTGTGAGTATAGCTTTCAATTAGCGAAGAAGAAAGGAGGCAAAGCAAggatttcttctttctttcaaaGTGAGAAAGGGAAAGCAAATGAAtcgaaaattaatcaaatataagAAAACGTTTCCTAGTTATTACATAGATCATAGAAAGTCAAATTGCTTGCTTTAGTAAAAGAAGtctgaacaattttttttaggcTCAAGGAAGGATATATATAAGGAAAAAGCAAGCCAAGAAATTACTGAAGGAATTATTATCTCTGAGTTCTAAAATATTGCAAGATTAAACCAATTaactgttaggatcgaattcacgcacacacactagatgaatgaagaacacaagaactttcaagagaaagagatgagagatctagagagataaagagaaaacccaatatttcgtggcaacaccccgtgagtaaacttccacggcggtgaggtatatttatattaataaatcagagtatttttggttatagagaataaatagagaataaataggaaagttatatatattaatcaggctccactacctaacattaacaacattaaatatttcatctccacaatttaataattttaccaCAATTGGTGTTGAAGAACTGAAATATTTcttgttaagaaaaaaattacattagatCTGATCCACACTTTGAAGGTTAACAATGAACCTACTACAAAGAATTTTATTCACGGCGAATACCAAATTCAAGAAGCAatcaatacattataaaaaACAAGTCAGTTGAAAGCAAGATATCAATACCTGCCGCATGCGTGTGAGTAGATTAAAAATGTTAACATAGTTGTTCATCAACGTACCAGCTTGAATGTATCTGTGCCAAAATACGTCAGCAAGAAACAACATAGTGATGAGAAAATGAATAGTACACTCCTAGTGTTGATTATTTTCCATGAAAACCCGTGTAAAATTAATTTCTAAGAAAGGAATGTCTGTATGCTTTCAGGATGACTTAACATATAGAAATTAGATGAAACATATTCCATGAAAAGGCATTTATTGCACCATGAGTATCGAAAGGAGAGGAAAAATAGGCCAAGATTAATTTCAAACAAGCAAGGATCGAGTTTCATAATCATAGACAAAACTATATTACATACATATTGAATTGTGCCCGACTTTCATCCCACAGTGATCTGTAATAGTCTTCTTCCTTAACATCGAAACAATCTTTGCGCAAGGTAACCTAAATAAGAAAGTAAGTAAAATGCTAAAGAGGAGAGAAAACAATTAATAACTCAAGCATTATgttaatgtgaaaaaaaaacttacgaTCTTTAGAGGAAGTCCAAGATCAGCAGCCCTTCCCTTTTTAGTACGTCTTAGCATTatggtttttaaaattttgtgtttCAACAGAATCATCGCATCTCTACCAAACCCATGATTCCCTTGAGATTGTATGGGTGAGGCAATATACTAGAACATAAGATGTATCAACATCACCGTGAAGCAACAATATTATTTATCACAACTAATGAAAtgcatcaaaataaatatagcaATTTGATAACTTACTCTATTCCACCAGCAAAAGTGTCGAAAAGATTGGTGGTGGCAATGTGGACACTCGAATGAGCTAAAATAAACACAAAcacaaaagggagaaaaaagatatttcaaaaaggtgaaaataaaaagatgctCAAGGAAGAAAGATTTCAACTGTCATTGAAATAGTAACAACTATATCTCGGgtgaaaatgaacaaatataacATAGTAAAATGAAAACAAATCCTCAGCTATATGTTTCTCTATTTAACCAAGTTAGGcgcaaatataaaaaagaaacttttaaGTCTACCTATTGTCGAGAGCTCTGCAATCACAATCTTCGCAGAAGTAGTAGGAGTAAGGAGTAATTTGTAAGAAACAGACCTGTCCAAAAGTAAGGATGTATTTAGATCAGAGAATGAATATGTGAATTATGTTAGCCCCAAAAGAAGATTAATAACAAGAAACATACAAGTGAGTACAACTCTCCTACACGGTTCTGTAGGGGAGTACCACTTAAGGCCCACTTATAAGAAGATTCTAGCGAAAGAATAGCTCTTGTAGTGTTGCTGCGTATATTTTTCACACAATGGGCCTGAGCAACAAAAGTGCAGTCCGTTAGAAAATAGTGGATAAAGGGTTTGTCCGATGAAACTTACAAATGTGAACTTTTAATAAACTTCTcagtaaaaaaataacatatacaaCATTACCCCTAACTACC
The window above is part of the Solanum pennellii chromosome 5, SPENNV200 genome. Proteins encoded here:
- the LOC107018510 gene encoding ATP-dependent helicase rhp16-like, which gives rise to MNEAQVGGFVDTDLTAEAVCPNITKGECSIKIKEEQVEQDGVINDVGNGGDLLLIWQKWEEENDRWMEENHTLYLDFNSQNEFMTETAEQPSDLIIPLLRYQKEWLAWALKQEESIVRGGILADDMGMGKTVQAIALVLAKRGIGQAISDSGLLSPAPCILPAVKGTLVICPVVAVIQWVNEIERFTTKGSNTIFVYHGANREKNIGRFAEYDFVITTYSTVETEYRKNIMILRSMNWNRIILDEAHCVKNIRSNTTRAILSLESSYKWALSGTPLQNRVGELYSLVCFLQITPYSYYFCEDCDCRALDNSSFECPHCHHQSFRHFCWWNRYIASPIQSQGNHGFGRDAMILLKHKILKTIMLRRTKKGRAADLGLPLKIVTLRKDCFDVKEEDYYRSLWDESRAQFNIYIQAGTLMNNYVNIFNLLTRMRQAVDHPYLVECSSSALARSGRTTNVGYAEQTCGLCHYPVEDPIVNSCTHVFCKSCLINFSAIVEQLSCPSCFKSITVDFTANDQKTKATIKGFRSSSILTRICLDNFQTSTKIEALREEIRFMIEREGSAKAIVFSQFTSFLDLIHYSLQKSGINCVQLDGSMTITARDSAITRFTNDPDCIIFLMSLKAGGLSLNLTVASHVFLMDPWWNAAVERQAEDRIHRIGQFKPTRIVRFVIENTIEERILELQEKKKLLFEGTVGGASEALEKLTEADLKFLFVT